Proteins encoded within one genomic window of Pontibacillus halophilus JSM 076056 = DSM 19796:
- a CDS encoding polyprenyl synthetase family protein, whose amino-acid sequence MLQSSAELLDHAIDQDEDYGISREELMMLGNYLYTKSIQNLMQAGQSHWNDKIQERLLTNLISCLEMAWLGQWEDYITTYHCVNEEEYLNMVMNKSGKLYEIVFKSIGHLAELKEKDCQILAKAGNQIAVAAQLSNDIQGIYSPKKADLEQMKASVPIIRGIEYSKQQDQKLLHLLQKAEDSTSIEEIRPSILEYLEVNRLFEYTKVLINVYFNEGMDLMSKWTDHHHRKQFYELFGLKEV is encoded by the coding sequence ATGCTACAATCCAGCGCAGAGCTGTTGGATCATGCCATAGACCAAGATGAGGATTACGGAATAAGCAGGGAAGAACTCATGATGTTAGGGAATTATCTCTATACCAAATCTATACAGAACCTTATGCAAGCTGGACAATCTCACTGGAATGATAAGATTCAAGAGAGGCTATTAACAAATCTCATCAGTTGCTTGGAAATGGCGTGGCTTGGTCAGTGGGAAGACTATATCACTACCTACCATTGTGTGAATGAAGAAGAATATTTGAACATGGTCATGAACAAATCAGGAAAACTATATGAGATTGTGTTTAAATCCATCGGGCATCTGGCTGAACTAAAAGAGAAAGACTGTCAAATCCTTGCTAAAGCAGGCAACCAAATTGCAGTGGCAGCTCAACTTTCTAATGATATCCAAGGAATCTACTCTCCTAAAAAAGCAGACTTAGAACAAATGAAAGCTTCTGTTCCAATTATCAGAGGAATTGAGTACTCCAAACAACAAGACCAAAAGCTCCTCCACCTCTTACAAAAGGCAGAGGATTCGACTTCTATAGAGGAGATTAGACCAAGTATTCTAGAATACTTGGAAGTTAATCGCCTTTTTGAGTATACGAAGGTCCTTATAAATGTCTACTTCAATGAGGGAATGGACCTCATGTCTAAATGGACAGATCACCATCATCGAAAACAGTTTTATGAACTTTTTGGATTGAAAGAGGTATAG
- a CDS encoding sensor histidine kinase, with amino-acid sequence MDDRYIVTKVQPDGMGSAIGIEPYDSILTVDSENAANHHTIEQGILEQATNLTFKHWDEDIVEHVSLEESSFLSKYKYSLLLSFISLLYILSGILIYWKQPNGKASRMGIYINLCIGAIILSAYASSIGNLKASFIMLSLLNVVPLLLLLLITYLPHLNAINMVSKRVLLFITIVCSPLPIAYWITTHTLFANLILSGFVVNTIICIIHLIQPLFTLRKGQYRNLFSILFVAFVISFAPVITFHLVPFLNEGEALITFEYLLIPSILFPASISYVSVTKYPIDLSLHLPKLLIFSMTVAGILFLYWGSHQLLMLYNTNPIELITRIPGTVNIFLFTSLTLLLYISLNRLNHSLVSRKQNPTLFYRKRVFTEIETNQRIDRVMDHALHTISEILCHVEGASILLRGDLPRIKSTGNHKGNEEALKSSFLSTNTQHKDGSLVQICIPIEGDELIGWMLIGEKVNKSRFERQEVGHLNDFAQFLGEAFEVKQLLEDYQEYVHGYMQQITPLYSTNPKRAKQQIEIAEKERKKLSTFLHDHVLQDVLAVHHNLDTFSSNNEAFLMKHIKEFSTLHQTLEKLTYTIRDKSYDLYPAVLDDFGLLEAFNHLIHYEFVNSTPTIELNNSLEEGNLAELDRITLITLYRSVKELITNAIKHAQATEITIDSSMAENNLYFTVIDNGIGMHEDLPIEEYVKDNHIGLASVKHDIESLNGQLLIAGSRNSGCEMTIKLKLEETDESANHTHVS; translated from the coding sequence GTGGATGATCGCTATATCGTAACTAAAGTACAACCAGATGGCATGGGGAGCGCAATCGGAATTGAACCCTACGACTCCATTCTAACTGTTGACTCAGAGAATGCAGCAAATCATCACACCATTGAGCAGGGTATTCTGGAACAAGCTACAAACCTCACTTTCAAACACTGGGACGAAGATATTGTAGAACACGTTTCATTAGAGGAGAGCTCATTTCTAAGCAAATATAAATACAGCCTATTGTTGAGCTTTATTTCTTTGCTTTACATACTAAGTGGAATTCTAATTTATTGGAAGCAACCTAATGGTAAAGCTTCAAGAATGGGGATTTATATTAATCTCTGCATTGGTGCAATCATCTTAAGTGCCTACGCTTCTTCTATAGGTAATTTGAAAGCTAGCTTCATTATGCTCTCTTTACTTAACGTTGTACCTTTGTTGCTTCTATTACTGATTACCTACCTCCCACATCTTAATGCAATCAATATGGTGAGTAAAAGGGTTCTTCTATTTATTACAATTGTATGCTCCCCTCTTCCAATTGCTTATTGGATAACTACACACACGCTTTTCGCAAACTTAATTTTATCAGGATTTGTAGTGAATACAATCATTTGTATAATCCATTTAATTCAGCCGTTATTCACACTAAGAAAAGGACAATATCGTAATTTGTTCTCTATATTATTTGTTGCATTTGTGATAAGTTTTGCGCCAGTTATTACATTTCATTTAGTGCCTTTCTTGAATGAGGGTGAAGCATTGATAACATTTGAATATTTGTTAATCCCCTCTATCTTGTTTCCTGCTTCCATTTCCTATGTTTCCGTAACGAAATATCCCATTGATCTTTCACTTCACTTACCGAAGTTATTAATCTTTTCAATGACAGTTGCGGGCATCTTATTCCTCTACTGGGGAAGTCATCAGTTGCTCATGTTGTACAACACCAATCCTATAGAGCTGATTACTAGAATTCCTGGGACGGTTAATATCTTCTTATTTACCTCCCTCACGTTACTCCTGTATATAAGTTTAAATCGGCTCAACCATAGTCTAGTCTCAAGGAAACAGAACCCTACTTTATTCTATAGAAAACGGGTATTCACAGAAATTGAGACAAACCAGCGAATAGATAGAGTCATGGATCATGCACTACACACCATTTCAGAAATCTTGTGTCATGTCGAAGGTGCATCCATCCTTCTGAGAGGGGACCTACCTAGAATCAAGTCCACAGGTAACCATAAAGGGAACGAAGAAGCGCTAAAGTCTTCTTTCCTCTCTACAAATACGCAGCATAAAGACGGTTCTCTTGTTCAAATTTGTATTCCAATAGAGGGGGACGAGTTAATTGGTTGGATGCTAATCGGAGAGAAAGTGAATAAAAGTCGTTTCGAGAGACAAGAGGTTGGACACTTGAATGATTTTGCCCAATTCTTAGGAGAAGCCTTTGAAGTGAAGCAACTGTTAGAGGATTATCAGGAATATGTTCATGGTTACATGCAACAAATAACTCCCCTTTATTCCACAAATCCAAAGCGAGCTAAACAACAAATTGAGATAGCTGAGAAAGAAAGGAAAAAGCTTTCTACCTTCTTGCATGATCATGTTCTTCAAGACGTCTTAGCAGTTCACCATAACCTTGATACATTTTCTAGTAACAATGAAGCTTTTCTTATGAAACACATTAAGGAGTTTTCTACACTTCACCAAACCCTGGAGAAGCTAACCTATACGATTAGAGATAAGAGCTACGATCTTTATCCAGCTGTCTTAGATGATTTCGGCTTACTGGAAGCATTCAATCACCTCATTCATTATGAATTCGTAAATTCTACACCAACAATTGAATTGAACAATTCACTAGAAGAAGGAAACCTAGCGGAGTTAGACCGAATTACGCTTATCACGCTCTATCGAAGCGTGAAGGAGTTAATAACCAATGCGATTAAACACGCTCAGGCGACCGAAATCACCATTGATAGTTCTATGGCAGAAAACAATCTGTACTTCACGGTAATCGATAATGGGATTGGTATGCATGAAGATTTACCCATAGAGGAATATGTTAAGGATAATCATATAGGTTTAGCATCGGTTAAACATGATATAGAATCCCTCAATGGACAATTACTTATAGCTGGAAGCAGAAATTCCGGATGTGAAATGACTATTAAACTCAAATTGGAGGAGACCGATGAATCAGCAAATCACACTCATGTTAGTTGA
- a CDS encoding response regulator, whose protein sequence is MNQQITLMLVDDHQAIQSGMVHYFDQQDGFTVVKSLHNGDHLMSTIRECSPDIILLDMHLQRKDGKAESGMKLAENILTYNPSQKVVIYTGYNYPHYKQNAFQIGVKAFISKYEPLSKLAQYLQLVSEGIIVQNDDSSTEEKLTKFEINLLHHISEGLTNQDISEKLSYSRRTIEHYITVIYEKLQVTSRIQSVVKGMKLGYLPLTNEPST, encoded by the coding sequence ATGAATCAGCAAATCACACTCATGTTAGTTGATGACCACCAAGCCATCCAGAGTGGGATGGTACACTACTTCGACCAACAGGATGGATTTACCGTTGTGAAAAGCCTGCATAATGGTGATCATCTTATGTCCACTATTCGAGAATGCTCGCCTGATATTATCCTATTGGACATGCACCTCCAACGCAAAGACGGAAAGGCTGAGAGTGGGATGAAACTGGCAGAAAACATTCTTACCTATAACCCTTCTCAGAAGGTTGTAATTTATACGGGCTACAATTATCCTCACTATAAACAAAACGCGTTTCAAATAGGTGTAAAGGCATTTATCTCTAAATACGAACCACTATCGAAATTAGCTCAGTACTTACAACTAGTCTCAGAAGGTATTATTGTTCAAAACGACGACAGCTCTACTGAAGAGAAGCTCACCAAATTCGAAATTAATTTATTGCACCACATTAGCGAAGGCCTTACAAATCAAGATATTTCTGAGAAACTCTCCTACAGCAGAAGAACTATTGAACATTATATAACTGTCATCTACGAGAAATTACAAGTTACTTCTAGAATTCAAAGCGTCGTTAAAGGAATGAAGCTTGGTTACCTTCCACTTACCAACGAACCAAGTACATAA